A region from the bacterium genome encodes:
- a CDS encoding glycosyltransferase family 4 protein, protein MRVALVHDWLTGMRGGERVLEALIRLWPDAEIFTLLHLRGSVSPLIEERPIHTSFIDRLPGASKRYRNLLPLFPAAIERFDLRGFDLVVSSSHCVAKGVRPAGAPHLCYCHTPMRYVWDLYDDYFGRGRAALPVRMAMPPIAAWLRRWDRRTASRVDTFVANSAFIRERIRRCYGRDAVVVHPPVDVERLRHDRPREDFYLIVSALVPYKRIELAIAAFNRLGRPLVIAGSGPELERLRRMARPNVRFTGWLPDDEIADLYERCRAFIFPGVEDFGITAVEAQAAGAPVIAFAAGGVLETVIGWDGSRADATGVFFHEPTPEALAEAVLRADRLTFDPAALRRNAERFSLAAFRRGILDAVARLVGVEAR, encoded by the coding sequence ATGCGCGTCGCGCTCGTGCACGACTGGCTCACCGGCATGCGTGGCGGCGAGCGAGTGCTCGAGGCGCTGATCCGGCTCTGGCCCGATGCGGAGATCTTCACGCTGCTCCACCTGCGCGGCTCGGTCTCGCCCCTGATCGAGGAGCGGCCGATCCACACCTCCTTCATCGACCGGTTGCCGGGCGCGAGCAAGCGGTACCGTAACCTCCTGCCGCTGTTCCCCGCCGCCATCGAGCGCTTCGACCTGCGCGGGTTCGACCTCGTCGTCTCGAGCAGCCACTGCGTGGCCAAGGGCGTGCGGCCCGCGGGCGCGCCGCACCTGTGCTACTGCCACACGCCCATGCGCTACGTGTGGGACCTCTACGACGACTACTTCGGCCGCGGCCGCGCCGCGCTGCCGGTGCGCATGGCGATGCCGCCGATCGCCGCGTGGCTGCGGCGCTGGGACCGCCGCACCGCGAGCCGTGTGGACACCTTCGTCGCGAACTCGGCGTTCATCCGGGAGCGTATCCGCCGTTGCTACGGCCGGGACGCCGTCGTCGTCCACCCGCCCGTGGATGTCGAGCGCCTGCGCCACGACCGACCGCGCGAGGACTTCTACCTGATCGTCTCCGCGCTCGTCCCGTACAAGCGCATCGAACTGGCGATCGCGGCGTTCAACCGGCTGGGCCGCCCGCTGGTGATCGCCGGCAGCGGTCCCGAGTTGGAACGGCTGCGCAGGATGGCGCGACCCAACGTCCGGTTCACGGGCTGGTTGCCCGACGACGAGATCGCCGACCTCTACGAGCGTTGCCGCGCGTTCATCTTCCCCGGCGTCGAGGATTTCGGCATCACGGCGGTCGAGGCCCAGGCCGCCGGCGCGCCCGTCATTGCGTTCGCGGCCGGCGGCGTGCTGGAGACCGTGATCGGCTGGGACGGCAGCAGGGCGGACGCGACCGGCGTCTTCTTCCACGAGCCCACGCCCGAGGCGCTGGCGGAGGCGGTGCTGCGAGCGGACCGGCTGACCTTCGACCCGGCGGCGCTTCGCCGCAACGCCGAGCGCTTCTCGCTCGCCGCGTTCCGTCGAGGCATCCTGGACGCGGTGGCGCGGCTCGTAGGCGTAGAGGCCCGCTGA
- a CDS encoding acylaminoacyl-peptidase, producing the protein MLVLRRALGCGLALLLLAAGASAQTAARKALDHSDYDIWKRIVGEALSADGRTALYGLESDGSDPVLMVQPLTSEAEPLSIERGQSGVFSHDGRFVVFRLRPSKQALDEAKKRAKPVDMARDSLGILDLRTGAITRIANVRDFKLPEKAGRWLAYRLAQERDSARAERDSAQAGGAQPAQAGEADRPRQRERRKEPGATLVVRDLETGEERRIEHVCLYVFSRDGARLAYTVSAPDGEGDGVYVLELASGQTRTLMAGEGEYKGVVFDRAGRQVAFLSNRDDYDAEQPAYTLYHWDGRSAAARAVAGVGTRGIPEDWWVSEHGALSFSENGQRLYFGTAPRPVPEPEDTIPEDEKVVLDVWHWQDPYIQPMQLRQLERERRRTYQAVVHLRDGRVVQLATLDVPEVVLARRGDADVALGRSNLPYRREVTWGRSGNDIYLIDVRTGARERVLEYVRGNVSISPEGKYLYWFDGEQRAWFTMDVGGRRVVNVSAGIPYPVHDELDDTPDEPGPYGSAGWTRGDERLLIYDRYDVWAVDPTGHAAPRNITDGVGRRENIRLRYVALDPEEAAIDPGRDLLLEAFHYGTKASGFYRDRVRGDAPPARLVMEDRKFGTPRRAENAPVLMLTRESFREFPDLYVTDPSFRELRRISDANPQQAEYRWGTAELFEWRSAHGEPLQGVLYKPDDFDPTRKYPLLVYFYERLSQNLHSYVPPAAHRSSINISFYVSRGYLVFTPDIPYRIGYPGESALNAVVPGVLALIDEGFVDPKRIGVQGHSWGGYQVAYLITRTNLFAAAEAGAPVANMISAYGGIRWGTGMSRMFQYEQTQSRIGGTLWERPLQFVENSPIFWADKVETPLLMMHNDQDGAVPWYQGIEFYMALRRLGKPVWLINYNGEDHGLTKEHNRRDWAIRMQQFFDHFLMDAPPPVWLAEGIPATEKGRTLGLELVTEAAPVAQMQDGGGA; encoded by the coding sequence ATGCTCGTGCTCCGCCGCGCGCTCGGCTGCGGCCTCGCGTTGCTGCTGCTCGCCGCGGGCGCGTCCGCGCAGACCGCCGCCCGCAAGGCGCTCGACCATTCGGACTACGACATCTGGAAGCGTATCGTCGGCGAGGCGCTCTCGGCCGACGGCCGGACCGCTCTCTACGGCCTCGAGTCGGATGGCAGTGACCCCGTGCTGATGGTCCAGCCGCTCACCAGCGAGGCAGAGCCGCTCAGCATCGAGCGGGGGCAGAGCGGCGTGTTCAGCCACGACGGCCGCTTCGTCGTCTTCCGCCTGAGGCCCTCGAAGCAGGCGCTCGATGAGGCGAAGAAGCGCGCGAAGCCGGTCGACATGGCGCGGGATTCGCTGGGCATCCTCGACCTGCGCACCGGCGCGATCACGCGCATCGCGAACGTGCGGGACTTCAAGCTGCCCGAGAAGGCGGGCCGGTGGCTGGCCTACCGGCTCGCGCAGGAGCGGGACAGCGCCCGGGCGGAGCGGGACAGCGCGCAGGCGGGCGGCGCGCAGCCGGCGCAGGCCGGCGAAGCGGACCGGCCGCGCCAGCGCGAGCGGCGGAAGGAGCCGGGCGCGACCCTCGTCGTCCGCGACCTCGAGACCGGCGAGGAGCGGCGCATCGAACACGTGTGCCTGTACGTGTTCTCGCGCGACGGCGCGCGTCTCGCCTACACCGTCTCCGCCCCCGACGGCGAGGGCGATGGCGTCTACGTGCTGGAGCTCGCGTCCGGCCAGACCCGGACGCTCATGGCGGGCGAGGGCGAGTACAAGGGCGTCGTCTTCGACCGGGCGGGCCGGCAGGTGGCGTTCCTCTCCAACCGCGATGACTACGATGCAGAGCAGCCCGCCTACACGCTCTACCACTGGGACGGCCGGAGCGCAGCGGCGCGCGCGGTGGCGGGGGTAGGGACTCGGGGGATCCCCGAGGACTGGTGGGTCAGCGAGCACGGCGCGCTCTCGTTTTCCGAGAACGGCCAGCGGCTCTACTTCGGCACCGCGCCCCGGCCCGTGCCCGAGCCGGAAGACACGATCCCGGAGGACGAGAAGGTCGTCCTGGACGTGTGGCACTGGCAGGACCCGTACATCCAGCCGATGCAGCTCCGGCAACTCGAGCGCGAACGCCGGCGGACCTATCAGGCCGTGGTGCACCTGCGGGACGGCCGCGTCGTGCAGCTCGCCACGCTCGATGTCCCGGAGGTCGTGCTCGCGCGCCGTGGCGATGCAGACGTTGCGCTCGGCCGGTCCAACCTGCCGTATCGCAGGGAGGTCACGTGGGGTCGCAGCGGCAACGACATCTATCTCATCGACGTCCGGACCGGCGCGCGCGAGCGTGTGCTGGAGTACGTCCGCGGCAACGTCTCGATCTCGCCCGAGGGCAAGTACCTCTACTGGTTCGACGGCGAGCAGCGTGCATGGTTCACCATGGACGTGGGCGGTCGCCGCGTCGTCAACGTCTCCGCCGGCATCCCGTACCCGGTGCACGACGAGCTGGACGACACGCCGGATGAGCCCGGTCCTTACGGCAGTGCTGGCTGGACGCGTGGGGACGAGCGCCTCCTCATCTACGACCGGTACGATGTCTGGGCCGTGGATCCGACGGGCCACGCCGCGCCGCGCAACATCACGGACGGCGTCGGGCGGCGCGAGAACATCCGGCTCCGCTACGTGGCCCTGGACCCGGAGGAGGCCGCGATCGACCCCGGCCGCGACCTGCTCCTCGAGGCGTTCCACTACGGAACCAAGGCCAGCGGGTTCTACCGTGATCGCGTGCGCGGCGATGCGCCGCCGGCCCGGCTCGTGATGGAGGACCGCAAGTTCGGCACGCCCCGGCGCGCCGAGAACGCGCCGGTCCTCATGCTCACGCGCGAGAGCTTCCGCGAGTTCCCCGACCTCTACGTGACGGATCCGAGCTTCCGCGAGCTGCGCCGCATCAGCGACGCCAACCCGCAGCAGGCCGAGTACCGCTGGGGCACGGCGGAGTTGTTCGAGTGGCGGTCCGCCCACGGCGAGCCGCTCCAGGGCGTGCTGTACAAGCCGGACGACTTCGATCCCACGCGGAAGTACCCGCTGCTGGTGTACTTCTACGAGCGGCTCTCGCAGAACCTGCACAGCTACGTGCCGCCCGCGGCCCACCGCTCGAGCATCAACATCAGCTTCTACGTGAGCCGCGGCTACCTGGTGTTCACGCCGGACATTCCGTACCGGATCGGCTACCCGGGCGAGAGCGCGCTGAACGCGGTCGTGCCGGGCGTGCTGGCGCTGATCGATGAGGGCTTCGTGGACCCGAAGCGCATCGGCGTGCAGGGCCACAGTTGGGGCGGGTACCAGGTCGCGTACCTGATCACCAGGACCAACCTCTTCGCCGCCGCGGAAGCCGGCGCGCCCGTGGCCAACATGATCAGCGCCTACGGCGGGATCCGTTGGGGCACGGGCATGAGCCGCATGTTCCAGTACGAGCAGACCCAGAGCCGCATCGGCGGAACGCTGTGGGAGCGGCCGCTGCAGTTCGTGGAGAACTCGCCGATCTTCTGGGCCGACAAGGTCGAGACGCCGCTGCTGATGATGCACAACGACCAGGACGGCGCCGTGCCGTGGTACCAGGGGATCGAGTTCTACATGGCGCTGCGCCGCCTCGGCAAGCCGGTCTGGCTGATCAACTACAACGGCGAGGACCACGGGCTGACGAAGGAGCACAACCGGCGGGACTGGGCGATCCGCATGCAGCAGTTCTTCGACCACTTCCTGATGGATGCGCCGCCGCCCGTGTGGCTCGCGGAGGGAATCCCCGCCACCGAGAAGGGTCGGACGTTGGGGCTGGAGCTGGTGACGGAGGCGGCGCCGGTGGCGCAGATGCAGGATGGGGGAGGGGCCTGA
- a CDS encoding SpoVR family protein has protein sequence MPHPLTPELRELQLRTEEYAREYGLDFFEIVYEVLDWEEINEVAAYGGYPARYPHWRFGMEYVELSRSYAYGLSKIYEMVINNDPTYAYLLAANHLVDQKLVMAHVCGHADFFKNNFSFAHTNRKMVDEMANHATRVRRYMELYGEDEVERFLDRCLSLDNLIDYNAPHIKRKRWEPPAPEEEPQRIEPKKLRAKPYMDEYINPREVLEAERKRLEELQRQEEHFPPRPEKDVMLFLLEHAPLKNWERDVLGIVREEAYYFAPQGRTKIMNEGWASYWHSKIMTEKSLDPSELVDYADHHAGTMAPYPGRLNPYKLGLELWRDIEMRWNKGRYGPDWEACDDYHLKKNWDTGEMKGREKIFEVRRHYNDVTFIDEFLTPDFVREHGLFTYEYNAMTGQYVISDRDFKAVKEKLLFMLTNFGQPWIEVRDGNFLNRGELVLHHRYEGVPLKLDYALETLENVQALWKRPVHLETYVDDEPVVLSYDGTEHRTQPRTED, from the coding sequence ATGCCCCACCCACTCACCCCCGAGCTCCGCGAACTCCAGCTGCGCACCGAGGAATACGCGCGCGAGTACGGCCTCGACTTCTTCGAGATCGTCTACGAAGTGCTGGATTGGGAGGAGATCAACGAGGTCGCCGCGTACGGCGGCTATCCGGCGCGCTACCCCCACTGGCGCTTCGGCATGGAGTACGTCGAGCTGTCCCGCTCCTACGCGTACGGCCTCTCGAAGATCTACGAGATGGTCATCAACAACGACCCGACGTACGCGTACCTGCTGGCGGCCAACCACCTCGTGGACCAGAAGCTGGTCATGGCCCACGTGTGCGGGCACGCCGACTTCTTCAAGAACAACTTCTCCTTCGCCCACACGAACCGGAAGATGGTGGACGAGATGGCGAACCACGCCACCCGCGTCCGCCGCTACATGGAGCTGTACGGCGAGGACGAAGTCGAGCGGTTCCTGGACCGCTGCCTCTCGCTGGACAACCTGATCGACTACAACGCGCCACACATCAAGCGCAAGCGCTGGGAGCCGCCTGCCCCGGAAGAGGAGCCGCAGCGCATCGAGCCCAAGAAGCTCCGCGCCAAGCCGTATATGGACGAGTACATCAACCCGCGCGAGGTGCTCGAAGCGGAGCGGAAGCGACTCGAGGAGCTGCAGCGGCAGGAGGAGCACTTCCCGCCCCGGCCCGAGAAGGACGTGATGCTCTTCCTCCTGGAGCACGCGCCGCTCAAGAACTGGGAGCGGGACGTCCTGGGCATCGTCCGTGAGGAGGCCTACTACTTCGCGCCCCAGGGCCGGACCAAGATCATGAACGAGGGCTGGGCGTCGTACTGGCACTCGAAGATCATGACCGAGAAGTCGCTCGACCCCTCCGAGCTGGTGGACTACGCGGACCACCACGCCGGCACCATGGCGCCGTACCCCGGCCGGCTGAACCCGTACAAGCTGGGGCTCGAGCTGTGGCGCGACATCGAGATGCGCTGGAACAAAGGGCGCTACGGCCCCGACTGGGAGGCCTGTGACGACTACCACCTGAAGAAGAACTGGGACACCGGCGAGATGAAGGGGCGGGAGAAGATCTTCGAGGTGCGGCGCCACTACAACGACGTGACCTTCATCGACGAGTTCCTGACGCCCGACTTCGTCCGCGAGCACGGCCTGTTCACGTACGAGTACAACGCCATGACCGGCCAATACGTGATCAGCGACCGGGACTTCAAGGCGGTGAAGGAGAAGCTGCTCTTCATGCTGACCAACTTCGGTCAGCCCTGGATCGAGGTCCGGGACGGGAACTTCCTCAACCGCGGCGAGCTGGTGCTGCACCACCGGTACGAGGGCGTCCCGCTCAAGCTGGACTACGCATTGGAGACGCTGGAGAACGTGCAAGCGCTCTGGAAGCGGCCCGTGCACCTCGAGACCTACGTGGATGACGAGCCCGTGGTGTTGAGCTACGACGGGACGGAGCACCGGACGCAGCCCCGCACGGAGGACTGA
- a CDS encoding serine protein kinase translates to MSTPVLDIIQHIRERQDQSLYQDLHWEGSFQDYLQMVQESPQIARNAFQRMYDMIVSFGTRKYTEYKKEIIHYNFFDDPFGGGRDAIFGLDIPLMKFVQVLKAAAMGYGPERRVLLLHGPVGSAKSTICRLLKKGLEHYSRTPEGALYSFSWVGEGLAALGVPPEMAPAQSTVDVMPCPMHEEPLHLIPEEYRDAFLDEINARLADDRRIRVEGDLCPACRHIYNQLMLKYDGDWTRVIDHVRVRRILISERDRVGIGTFQPKDEKNQDSTELTGDINYRKIAIYGSDSDPRAFNFDGEFNVANRGMIEFIEVLKLDVAFLYDLLGASQEHKIKPKKFAQTDIDEVIIAHTNEPEYRRLQNNEFMEALRDRTVKIDIPYITKLDEEIKVYERDFNNRRIKGKHIAPHTIEMAAMWAVLTRLEEPKKVNLTRLQKLKLYNGKTLPGFTEDNVKELRKEAEREGLEGISPRYIQDKLSNCLVADIEETCVNPFMVLKELESGLRHHSLITSEEQREKYRELLAVVREEYEDIVKNEVQRAISGDEEALQRLCANYIDNVKAYTQREKVRNKYTGEYEEPDERLMRSIEEKIDIPESRKDDFRREIMNYIGALAVDGKKFRYDTNARLQKALELKLFEDQKDSIKLTSLVSSVLDKEAQEKIDIVKSRLINQYGYCDVCATDVLNFVASIFARGDVREGRK, encoded by the coding sequence ATGTCCACGCCCGTCCTCGACATCATCCAGCACATCCGCGAGCGCCAGGACCAAAGCCTGTACCAGGACCTGCACTGGGAAGGCTCCTTCCAGGACTACCTCCAGATGGTGCAGGAGTCGCCGCAGATCGCGCGCAACGCGTTCCAGCGGATGTACGACATGATCGTCTCCTTCGGTACCCGGAAGTACACGGAGTACAAGAAGGAGATCATCCACTACAACTTCTTCGACGACCCCTTCGGCGGCGGGCGTGACGCGATCTTCGGGCTTGACATCCCGCTCATGAAGTTCGTTCAAGTCCTCAAGGCAGCCGCGATGGGCTACGGTCCGGAGCGCCGCGTGCTGCTGCTGCACGGCCCGGTCGGATCGGCGAAGAGCACGATCTGCCGGTTGCTGAAAAAGGGGCTGGAGCACTACTCCCGCACGCCGGAGGGCGCGCTCTATTCCTTCTCCTGGGTCGGCGAGGGGCTGGCCGCGCTGGGCGTTCCACCGGAGATGGCGCCGGCGCAGTCCACGGTGGACGTGATGCCGTGCCCGATGCACGAGGAGCCGCTCCACCTCATCCCGGAGGAGTACCGGGACGCGTTCCTCGACGAGATCAACGCAAGGCTGGCGGACGACCGTCGCATCCGGGTGGAAGGCGACCTCTGCCCGGCGTGCCGGCACATCTACAACCAGCTCATGCTGAAGTACGACGGGGACTGGACCCGGGTCATCGACCACGTCCGCGTGCGCCGGATCCTGATCTCCGAGCGTGATCGCGTCGGCATCGGCACGTTCCAGCCCAAGGACGAGAAGAACCAGGACTCGACCGAGCTGACCGGCGACATCAACTACCGGAAGATCGCCATCTACGGCTCGGATTCCGACCCGCGGGCGTTCAACTTCGACGGCGAGTTCAACGTCGCGAACCGCGGGATGATCGAGTTCATCGAGGTGCTGAAGCTGGACGTCGCCTTCCTGTACGACCTGCTGGGCGCCTCGCAGGAGCACAAGATCAAGCCGAAGAAGTTTGCGCAGACGGACATCGACGAGGTCATCATCGCCCACACGAACGAGCCGGAGTACCGGCGGCTCCAGAACAACGAGTTCATGGAGGCGCTCCGGGACCGAACCGTCAAGATCGACATTCCGTACATCACCAAGCTGGACGAGGAGATCAAGGTCTACGAGCGCGACTTCAACAACCGGCGGATCAAGGGTAAGCACATCGCGCCGCACACGATCGAGATGGCGGCGATGTGGGCGGTGCTGACGCGGCTCGAGGAACCCAAGAAGGTGAACCTCACGCGCCTCCAGAAGCTGAAGCTGTACAACGGCAAGACGCTGCCGGGCTTCACGGAGGACAACGTCAAGGAACTGCGCAAGGAGGCCGAGCGGGAGGGCCTGGAGGGCATCAGCCCGCGCTACATCCAGGACAAGCTGTCCAACTGTCTCGTCGCGGACATCGAGGAGACGTGCGTCAACCCGTTCATGGTGTTGAAGGAACTGGAGAGCGGGCTGCGGCACCACTCGCTGATCACGAGCGAGGAGCAGCGGGAGAAGTACCGCGAGCTCCTGGCGGTGGTGCGGGAGGAGTACGAGGACATCGTGAAGAACGAGGTCCAGCGCGCGATCTCCGGCGACGAGGAGGCGCTGCAGCGGCTGTGCGCCAACTACATCGACAACGTGAAGGCGTACACGCAGCGTGAGAAGGTCCGGAACAAGTACACGGGCGAGTACGAGGAGCCGGACGAGCGGCTGATGCGGTCGATCGAGGAGAAGATCGACATCCCGGAGAGCCGCAAGGACGACTTCCGCCGAGAGATCATGAACTACATCGGCGCGCTGGCGGTTGACGGCAAGAAGTTCCGTTACGACACCAACGCGCGGCTCCAGAAGGCCCTCGAGCTGAAGTTGTTCGAGGACCAGAAGGACTCCATCAAGTTGACGAGCCTGGTCTCCAGCGTGCTGGACAAGGAGGCCCAGGAGAAGATCGACATCGTGAAGAGCCGGCTCATCAACCAGTACGGCTACTGCGACGTGTGCGCGACGGACGTGCTGAACTTCGTCGCGAGCATCTTCGCGCGAGGCGATGTGAGGGAGGGCCGCAAGTAG
- a CDS encoding Fis family transcriptional regulator — translation MAEILVVDDEANIRRMLARLLEAEGHRVREAADGAGAFEAVAAAEPEVVLLDLALPGADGIAVLETLRERHPDLPIVMMSGRATLSDAVRATKLGAFHFLEKPLSPEAVLLALQGAIELRRARELSRTLAAELGTGDRLVGSSPAMQRVRELIQRAAPTDARVLITGESGTGKELAAAALHALSPRAAGPFIRVNSAAIPRDLIESEMFGHEKGAFTGATERRRGRFELAHGGTLFLDEVAELRPEAQAKLLRVIESGEIERVGGQEPIPVDVRIIAATNRDLREEMAAGRFRDDLFFRLNVVPIHMPPLRERPEDIPELAAHFMARLRVRHGLTPPVLLPEALELMQGYAWPGNVRELANICERLAILFPGGAVGARELEQVLPEAAASRNVRAAAWDGPDASEPMDLSSRIDAFERRLILEALEAANGSVAEAARRLRTDRPNLYRRMKRLGIER, via the coding sequence ATGGCCGAGATCCTCGTGGTGGACGACGAGGCGAACATCCGCCGCATGCTGGCGCGCCTCCTCGAGGCGGAGGGGCACCGCGTGCGCGAGGCGGCGGATGGCGCCGGCGCGTTCGAGGCGGTGGCCGCCGCAGAGCCCGAGGTCGTGCTGCTCGACCTCGCGCTCCCCGGCGCCGATGGCATTGCAGTGCTCGAGACGCTCCGCGAGAGACACCCGGACCTGCCCATCGTGATGATGAGCGGCCGGGCGACGCTGAGCGACGCCGTCCGCGCCACCAAGCTCGGCGCGTTCCACTTCCTGGAGAAGCCGCTCTCGCCCGAGGCGGTGCTCCTCGCCTTGCAGGGCGCGATCGAGCTGCGCCGCGCCCGCGAGCTGTCCCGCACGCTCGCCGCCGAGCTCGGCACCGGCGACCGGCTGGTCGGCTCGAGCCCCGCCATGCAGCGGGTGCGCGAACTCATCCAGCGCGCCGCGCCGACGGACGCACGCGTGTTGATCACAGGGGAGAGCGGCACGGGCAAGGAGCTGGCCGCCGCGGCGCTGCACGCGCTGTCCCCACGTGCCGCCGGGCCGTTCATCCGGGTGAACAGCGCGGCGATCCCGCGGGATCTCATCGAATCCGAGATGTTCGGCCACGAGAAGGGCGCGTTCACCGGCGCGACGGAGCGGCGCCGCGGCCGCTTCGAGCTCGCGCACGGCGGCACGCTCTTCCTGGACGAGGTCGCCGAACTCCGACCCGAAGCGCAGGCGAAGCTGCTGCGGGTGATCGAGAGCGGCGAGATCGAGCGGGTGGGCGGCCAGGAGCCGATCCCGGTGGATGTCCGCATCATCGCCGCCACCAACCGCGATCTGCGGGAGGAGATGGCCGCGGGCCGCTTCCGGGACGACCTGTTCTTCCGGCTGAACGTTGTGCCGATCCACATGCCGCCGTTGCGCGAGCGGCCGGAGGACATCCCCGAGCTCGCGGCGCATTTCATGGCGCGGCTGCGGGTGCGCCACGGCCTCACGCCCCCGGTGCTCTTGCCGGAGGCGCTCGAGCTCATGCAGGGCTACGCCTGGCCCGGCAACGTCCGCGAGCTCGCCAACATCTGCGAGCGGCTCGCCATCCTCTTCCCGGGCGGCGCCGTCGGCGCCCGGGAGCTCGAGCAGGTGCTGCCGGAGGCCGCCGCGTCCCGGAACGTCCGGGCCGCAGCATGGGACGGCCCGGATGCATCCGAGCCGATGGACCTCAGCAGCCGGATCGACGCGTTCGAGCGCCGTCTCATCCTGGAGGCGCTCGAGGCCGCCAACGGCAGCGTCGCGGAGGCCGCGCGCCGTCTGCGTACGGACCGGCCCAACCTCTACCGTCGCATGAAGCGGCTGGGGATCGAACGATGA
- a CDS encoding long-chain fatty acid--CoA ligase: MLDVEGRKIAAELREVFARGVDAPLDDATFDALARRVFAYQFERNEPYAAYCRRRGVTPEDVDHWTRIPAVPTAAFKHLTLVCGPLEEAEAVFRTSGTTLGPEQRGSHYMLDLTLYHASLVPNFAAYVLPDGAELPMLALVPPAKQVPDSSLIHMIDVVMDRLGADGSGYFVDPAAGILEDELDRALVGFIEQGTPVCLIGTAFSFVHWLDRLRERGRRYALPPGSRLMDTGGFKGRSREVPAEELRAMYAEWLGIPDDHCVNEYGMTELGSQFYDTVLRERVKTGAAGPRHKVAPPWVRTRVVSADTLEPLPPGEVGLLCHWDLANLGSVLAVQTEDLGRETDDGGFVVLGRASGAPPRGCSIAMDLLLEAAREARP, encoded by the coding sequence ATGCTCGACGTTGAGGGAAGGAAGATCGCGGCCGAGCTGCGCGAGGTGTTCGCCCGCGGCGTCGATGCGCCGCTGGACGATGCCACCTTCGACGCGCTCGCGCGCCGCGTGTTCGCATACCAATTCGAACGCAACGAGCCGTACGCGGCGTACTGCCGCCGTCGCGGCGTGACGCCCGAGGATGTGGACCACTGGACGCGCATCCCCGCGGTGCCCACGGCCGCGTTCAAGCACCTGACGCTGGTCTGCGGCCCCCTGGAGGAGGCGGAGGCCGTCTTCCGCACCAGCGGCACGACGCTCGGGCCCGAGCAGCGAGGCAGCCACTACATGCTCGACCTCACCCTCTACCACGCCTCGCTGGTGCCCAACTTCGCCGCGTACGTACTGCCGGACGGCGCAGAGCTGCCGATGCTCGCGCTGGTCCCGCCGGCGAAGCAGGTCCCGGATTCCTCGCTCATCCACATGATCGACGTGGTGATGGACCGGCTCGGCGCGGACGGCAGCGGCTACTTCGTCGACCCGGCCGCCGGCATCCTCGAGGACGAACTGGATCGTGCACTGGTCGGGTTCATCGAACAGGGCACGCCCGTCTGCCTGATCGGCACGGCCTTCTCGTTCGTGCATTGGCTGGACCGGCTGCGGGAGCGCGGCCGCCGCTACGCGCTGCCGCCCGGGTCGCGGCTCATGGACACCGGCGGCTTCAAGGGCCGCAGCCGCGAAGTGCCGGCCGAGGAGCTGCGGGCCATGTACGCCGAGTGGCTCGGCATCCCGGACGACCACTGCGTCAACGAGTACGGCATGACCGAGCTCGGCTCGCAGTTCTACGACACGGTGCTGCGCGAGCGGGTGAAGACCGGCGCGGCGGGGCCGCGCCACAAGGTCGCGCCGCCGTGGGTACGGACGCGGGTGGTCAGCGCGGACACCCTCGAGCCCCTCCCGCCGGGCGAGGTGGGGCTGCTGTGCCACTGGGACCTGGCGAACCTCGGGTCCGTGCTCGCGGTGCAGACGGAAGATCTCGGCCGCGAGACCGACGACGGCGGCTTCGTCGTTCTCGGACGCGCGAGCGGTGCGCCGCCGCGTGGCTGCTCCATCGCCATGGACCTGCTGCTCGAGGCAGCGCGGGAGGCACGGCCTTGA